The following is a genomic window from Bordetella sp. H567.
GCCATGTTCGCAATGGTGGCGCGGTCCGGCACGGCCAGGTCCCGCATCCCAGGACCGAAGAACTCGACGAACTTGTTCACCACGCCGAATTTGCGAAGCAGGGCGGTCACGGTCAGCACGCAGTCCGTGGCGGTCACGCCGGGCCGCAGCCGGCCCGTCAGCTTCACGCCGACCACTTCGGGCATCGGCATCTGCAACGCGTCGCCCAGCAGCGCGCTGAGCGCCTCGATGCCGCCGACACCCCAGCCCAGCACGCCGAGCGCATTGATCGTGGGCGTATGGCTGTCCGCGCCGATGACCAGCTCGGGATGCACGGACCGGCGGCCTTTCTCGGCCACCACCACGCATCCGGTCGCCAGCGATTCCAGATTCACTTGATGGCAAATGCCCGAGTCCGGCGGAATCACGCGCAGGTTATCGAAGGCCTGCGCCATCCATTTCAGGAAATTGAAGCGCGCCCCGTTGCGCGCATGCTGATTCGCGGAATTCTTACGCTCGGCATCGGCGTTGCCCGACTCGTCGACGACGATCGAGTGATCCACCACCAGGTCCACCGGCACCCGCGGATTCACCGTGGCGGGATCCAGCCCGCGGTCCACCGCCGCCTGTCGCAGCGAGCAAAGGTCCACCAGCACGGGAATGCCCGTGTAGTCCTGCAACAGGACGCGGCTGGTATGCACATTGACGTTTTCGCCTTCCCGCGCCGCCCGCGGCCAGTCCGCGAAGCGCCGTAATATCGCCTGGGCGTCGTCCGCGCTCGCGGCATGGCGCAGATTGTTTTCCAGCAGGACCTTCAAGGAGTAAGGCAGCGTCTTCAGGCCCGCGTAGCCGGTGTCGCCCTTGCCGGGCGCCAGGTCCAGGCAATCGTAGCGCTCGCCGTTATAAGTGAAGGAAGTCCAAAGATCGGAATTGCGGGTCATCCAATGTCTCCGTGCCTTTACCCAAGGCCGCGCGCGATGCCATATCGCGCCGCTGCCCGTAAGGCATGCCGTCGTTTTTCGTGTGTGCGATTCTAAGGCGCTCCCCTTACAATAAAAAACGCTAATTTCCGCTCAGCCTGATCGATTTCCCAGCTATGTCGATACGATTCTCCCTGCGGCAGCTTTCCGTCTTCGTCGCCGTCGCCCGCCAAGGCAGTACCCGCAGCGCGGCCGAAACGCTGTCCATGTCGCAGTCCGCGGTCAGCGCGGCCCTGGGCGAGCTGGAAGCGGTGGCCAATGAACTGCTGTTTGACCGCCATGGCCGTAAGCTGGTCCTGAACGACGCCGGCCGTGCGCTGCTCTCGCGCGCGGCGCCGCTGGTCGAAGGCGCCGAATCGCTATCGCGCAGCTTCGACTCCACCTCGGTATCGCTGCGCATCGCCGCCAGCAGCACCATCGGCAACTACGTGCTGCCGGCGATCCTGGTGCGCTTCCTGTCCGAATATCCCACGGCCAAGCTGGACGTCAGCATCGATAACACACAAGGCGTGCAGGATGCGGTCAGCAACTTCAACGCCGATATCGGCTTGGTCGAGGGCGGCTCGCACGGCCCCGATGTCACGGTGCAGCCTTGGATAGAGGATGAAATGGTCGTGGTCGCCGCGCCGCACAGCCCCACCGCGCGCTGCGCGCGCCGGCGCAACAACCTGGCCGCCGCGGATTGGATACTGCGGGAACCGGGATCAGGTACGCGCGAATTCGTCGAACAGCAGATCGGCAAGGCCCTGGGCACCTTGAACATCGCCTTCGAACTAGGCGACTCCGAGGCCATACGCCGCACGCTTATCGGTGGCTACGGCGTCAGCTGCCTGTCGCGCTACGTCGTGGCGGAAGACCTGGAAGCAGGGCGCCTGGTCGAGATCAACGAGGGCTTGCCGCTGCTGACCCGGCCTTTCCTGATCGTTATGCACCGCAATAAATCGCAGTCGCGCGGCCTGGCCGCATTCCGCGGCATCCTAGATTTTCATGCGGACATCCTGGCCGCGACGCCGGCCAACCCTGCCGTGCACTGACGCCACGAGCGATACGGTCCTGCGGTTGGCCAGGTTCTACATGGGGCGCTAGGCCGCCGCCCGCGCGGGCTCGCGGCCTTCCTTCAGCCGCGCCAGCTCGTCGCCCAGATAGGCCGCGATCGTGCGCATGCCGTACAGGCCGGCCTGCGCCTCGGCCTCGCTGTTGTAGTTGGTATTCGTGTTGACGTCATAGGTATAGATCTCGCCGCGCTCGTCGGTGATGAATTCGATACCGGAAATACCGATGCCGTTGGCGGCGATGAAGCGGCGGTACTTGTCGATGATCGGGTGGGCGAAGTCCTCGATGATCTGGAAGCGGGGCGCGGCCGGCGCCGTCTCGCCCACGGGGCAGAACGCGTCGCCGATCTGGCAAACGTCGGCCGGGCACAGCTCGAAGCCCAGCGAGGTATCCACGCACACCGCATACAGGAATTGCCCGCCCACGAACTCCACGCGCGTGATATACGGCTCGGGCGCGCGTATGTATTCCTGGATCAGCGTAATGCCGTCGATCGAGTCCTCGAAGGCATCGCTGTCCAGATGCTGCTTCAGCGCGTCCACACCATGGAACAGGTGCACGCCCAGCCCCTTGCCGGCGCGGTTGTGTTTGGTGATGAAGGACCCGCGCATCTTGCGCGCAGCGGCCAGGATGTTGTCGCGCCCGATCGCCGCTACCGTGTGCGGCGTGCGTATCCCGAAATTGGCCAGGGCCGCATACTGCGCGATCTTGCTTACTTCCAGCTGCAGGGCGCGGCCATTGTTGATGACGCGGCGACCGTGCGATTCCAGCCACGCCAGCACGCCGGCCGTGTATTCCGGCGCGTAGCGGTGGCCCCGGCTGTGCGAAGAGGCGCTCATGCGGTTGTAGAAGACCCCGTCGGGCGGCGCGCCGGACAGGTCCAGCGTGCCCTGGTCCAGGAACCATTCCTCGAAGGGCAGGTCCAGTTCGTCGAACGCCGCGCGCAGCGGCTCCACCCAGGTCGCGTTCTCGTGGATCACGTAGATTTTCGGCATGGTCGCTCTTTCGGATGCGCTTATGGCGCGGAAGAAGGGATTTGGTCTGCTTTTTTTAGCGAGCATACCGGCCGGGATCCGCATTGGATATGGCGGATCCGGCATATGGTTATGGGGATTTTTTCTAAGCGAGCAGGCCCAGCTCCAGGATGGCATCGCGCTTGTCCAGCAGGTGCTGGCGCAGGATGCGTCCCAGCCGGGCGCCGTCGCGCTGACGCAGGGCCAGCAGCATCTGTTCGTGGTCCTCGATCGCGCTGGCCCACTTGGGCGCCTTCAGGTTGGAGCGCAGCCGCAGGGCTTGCACCCGGCGGTTCACGGAAAGGTAGGTCTGCCGCAGCACCTGATTGCGGGCCGCCAGATTGATGCGGTCATGGATCTGCTGGTTGCGGCTGTAGTAGCCGGGCAGGTCGTTGCGGGCGCGGCAGTCCAGCATGGCGGCATGCAGGGCCTCGATCTGTTGGACTTCGTCGTCCGTGATGCGTTCGCAGGCGAGCTCGCCGGAGAAGGCTTCCAGCCCGCTGAGCACTTCGAAGGCCTCGCGGATTTCCGCTTCGGACATGCGCGCCACGGCGGCGCCGCGGTTCGGCGATATCTCGATCAGTCCTTCGGCGGCAAGCACTTTCAGGGCCTCGCGCAATGGCGTGCGCGAGATTCCCAGCGTTTCGCACAGCTGCCGTTCGTTCAGCTTCATGCCGGGCGCGAGTACGCCCTCGATGATGAAGTTGCGCAAGTGCTCGGTGACCGAATCGTGCAGGATCGCCCGTTCCACCGGCGTCAGCAGCGGTGTGGCCTGGGAAGTTTCCGGGTCTTTGTACATAGCGAATCTGGATGGACGGGCTGGCGCGCCATCATCGCTCAGGCGGGCGCATCCTCCCCTTGCCGCGGCAATGGGGCGGGGTCCAGCGCCGCCGCCAGCACCTGCGCGACGTGCAGGGATTCTACCCCGGTCCCATCCAGGACCTGGTGCCGGCAGCTGGTGCCGTCGGCCACGATCCAGCTGTCCGGCGGCGCGGCGCGCACGGCGGGCAGCAGCGCGGCCTCGGCCATCGCCTTGGAGGCGGCGAAGTGCTCGGCCTCATAGCCGAAGCTGCCCGCCATGCCGCAACAGGACGATTCAATGACCGAGACTTCCAGTCCGGGTATCCAGCCCAGCACGGTCTTGACGGGCTCAAGCGCATCGAAGGCCTTCTGGTGGCAGTGGCCATGGACCAGGGCCAAGCGGCGCGCGGGCGCGCGCAAGGGCAGCGCGAGCCGGCCGGCCTTGTGCTCGCGCACCAGGAACTCCTCGAACAGAAAGGCCGATTCCGCCAGGCGCCGCGCGGCGTCGCCGTAGCCATAGTTCAGGAACTCGTCGCGCAGGGTCAACAGGCATGAGGGCTCCAGGCCCACGATGGGTATACCGCGCTCGACATAGGGCGACAACGTATCGAGCAGCCGTCGGGCCTCGGCCTTGGCCTGGTCCACCAGGCCCGCGGCCAGGAAGGTGCGGCCGCAGCACAGCGGTCGCTCACCCGCGCGCAGGTTCAGGTGCACCGCATAACCGGCCGCCTCCAGCACTTGCCGGGCGGCGCGCGCGTTGGCCGGCTCCATGTAGTTATTGAACGTATCGACGAAGAGCAGCACTTCCCTGGCGGGCGGCCTTCCGGCGGCATGCGGGGCTGCCCCCGCGCCTGCGCTCGCGCTTGCGGGTACGTGAGGGGCGGCACTCGGGGCCGTCCGCGCGCGGGCATTCGCGGCCACATCCCGACCGCCATCGCGGGCCGCGTCGGCCAGGAAAGACCGGCCAAGGCGGGGCAGCGACCGCTGCTCGGCCACACCCAGGCTATTCTTGACCAGCCGTGCCAGCGCGGGCGTGCGGTCTATCCATCGCATCAGCGCCCCGAGACGGCTGGCCATCGGTGCATAGCGCGGCAGGAACGCCACCACGCGGTCCCGCAGTGTCAGGCCATGCGCGGCCACCCACGCGCTGCGCGCCTCGATTTTCAGCTTGGCCATGTCGACGCTGGTCGGGCACTCGCGGCGGCAACCCTTGCACGATACGCACAGATCCAGCGCCTCCCTGACGGCGCTGCTGGCAAGCCCGTCCAGCCCCACCTGTCCGCTGATCGCCAGGCGCAGGGTATTGGCGCGGCCGCGCGTGACGTGCTGTTCGTCCTTGGTCACGCGGTAGCTCGGGCACATGGTGCCGGCGTCGAACTCGCGGCAATGGCCGTTGTTGTTGCACATCTCCACGGCCTTGGCCAGCCCGCCCGTGGGGTCGCCGGCGCTGCCGGGCGCCGACTCCTGGCCGGTCATGGGGTCGCGGGTCACGTCCCACGCCGACCAGTCCAGCGCGGGCACATACGGCGTGACGCGATAGGCCGGCGGGAAGCGGAAATTCCCGGCATCGTCCATGCGCGGCGGGTTGACGATCTTGTCAGGATTGAAGCGGTTGGCCGGATCGAACAGCGCCTTGATCTCGCGAAACGCCTGGTTGATGCGCGGCCCGTATTGCCAGCTGACCCACTCGCCGCGGCACAAGCCGTCGCCGTGCTCGCCGGAATAGGCGCCCTTGTAGCGGCGCACCAGTTCGGCGGCTTCCTCGGCGATGGCCCGCATCCGGGTCGCTCCGTCGCGCCGCATGTCCAGGATGGGCCGCACGTGCAGTGTCCCCACGCTGGCGTGCGCGTACCAGGTTCCCTCCGTGCCGTGGCGATGGAACACCTCGGTCAGCTGGCGCGTGTATTCCGCCAGGTGTTCCAGCGGCACGGCGCAGTCCTCGATGAAAGAGACGGGCTTGCCGTCGCCCTTCATGCTCATCATGATGTTCAAGCCGGCCTTGCGCACTTCCCACAGGGCCTTTTGCGGGCCGGCTTCGGTCATCTCGACCACCGCGCCCGGCAGGCCCAGGTCAGCGGCCAATTCCGTCAGCCCGCGCAACTGTTGAAGCAGCGCCTGCTTGTCGTCGCCGGCGAACTCCACCAGCAGGATGGCCTGCGGCTGCCCCACCAGGGCGCGTACGATGACCGGACGGAAGGCGGGGTTGTCCATCGCCAGTTCGATCATGGTGCGATCCACCAGCTCCACGGCCACCGGGCCGAGCCGCACGATGTGCTGGGCCGCCTCCATGGACTGGTAAAAGGTAGAGAAGTTCACCACGCCCAGCACCTTGTGCGCGGGCAAGGGCGACAGCTTCAAGGTAAGCCGCCGGGTGAAGGCCAGCGTGCCTTCGGAGCCCACCAGAAGGTGGGCCAGGTTGGCCTCGCCATCGTCGGTATAGGCGCGCGGATTCTGGCAATCGAAGATATCGATGTTGTAGCCCGCCACCCGCCGCAGCACCTTCGGCGTGCGCGTAGCGATCTCGTCGCGTTCACGCATCGCGATGCCGCGCACGCCCTCCAGGATGGCGCGCAGGCGCGGCTCGGGCGCCAGCCGCGACACCGGCCCGAACGTGCCTTGCGTGCCGTCGGGCAGGATGGCATCGATGGACAGCACGTTGTGCACCATGTTGCCGTACTCGATCGAGCGCGAGCCGCAGGAGTTGTTGCCGGCCATGCCGCCCAGCGTGCACTGTGCCGAGGTCGACACGTCCACCGGGAACCAGAGTCCATGCGGCTTGAGCCACGCGTTCAGGTGATCGAGGACGATGCCGGGCTCGACCGTGACGGTGCGGGCCTGTGGGTCGAAGTCGATGACCTGGTTCAGCCATTTGCTGGTGTCGATGACCAGCGCCTCGGCCACCGTCTGCCCGCACTGGCTGGTGCCCGCGCCGCGCGCCAGCACCGGTATCTGTTCGTCGCACGCGATGTCCAGGGCGGTGGCCAGGTCGGCCTGGTCGCGCGGCACCACGATGCCGATGGGCGTCATCTGGTAGATGGATGCATCGGTGGCGTAGCGGCCGCGGCTGGCGCCGTCGAAGAGTACATCGCCGCGCAAGGCCTTGCGCAGCCGCGTGGCCAGGGCCGGCGCGGCGCCGGCGGCGTAGGGGACCAGGCGGACAGGCTGGGGCAGCACCGGAGAAGGCGTCGTGGTCATGGATAGCGTGGCGACAGGTTGTTGCGGGTCTTGCGCAGGCGCGAGAAGGCCATCGAGATCACAGGCCAGAACAGCGCGAACAGGGCGAGCGCGACGATGCTGCCCACCAGGCCGTTGGACCAGAACACGCTCAGGCTGCCCGAGGAGATCAGCATGGTCTGGCGAAAGGCATCTTCGGCCCGGTCGCCCAGGACCAGCGCCAGCACCAGGGGCGCCAGCGGATACTGCAGCTTCTTGAAGAGATAACCGACCACGCCGAAGACGAGCATCAGCCAGATATCGAAGGCCGCGTTATGCACCGTGTAGGCACCGATGGCGCACACCACCAGGATCATCGGCGCGACGATGGAAAACGGGATGCGCAGGATGGCGGCGAACAGCGGCACGGTGGACAACACCACGAACAAGCCGGCCAGATTGCCCAGGTACATGCTGGCGATCAATCCCCACACGAACTCCTTCTGCTCCGCGAAAAGCAGGGGGCCGGGCTGCAATCCCCAGATCATCAGTCCGCCCAGCAGCACCGCGGCGGTCGCCGAGCCGGGTATGCCCAGGGCCAGCATCGGCAGCAGGGCGCTCGTGCCGGCCGCATGGGCCGCGGTCTCGGGCGCCAGGACGCCTTCCACGTTGCCTTGGCCGAAGGAATCCGGGTCCTTGGCGAACTTCTTCGCGACGCCATAGCCCATGAAGGATGCGGCGATGGCCCCGCCGGGCGTCACGCCCAGCCAGCAGCCGATCGCCGCCGACCGCAGCAGCACCAGCCAGTAGCGCGGCAGCGATGCCCAGGTCTTGAAAACGACCTTCAGGTCGATGGCGGCCTTCTTGCCCTTGAAGGCGACGCCTTCCTCCATGGTGAGCAGGATTTCGCCGATGCCGAACAGGCCGATCACCGCCACCAGGAAGTCGAAGCCGCGCAACAATTCCGAAGAACCGAAAGTCATGCGCAGGTCGCCGGACACGGTATCCATGCCGACGGCGGCCAGCGCGAAGCCGATGCCCATGGAGATGACGATCTTGGGCTTGGACTCGCGTCCCATGCCGATGAAGCTGCAGAAGGTCAACAGGTAGACCGCGAAGAACTCCGCGGGCCCAAAGCGCAGCGCGAAACGGGCCACCGCCGGCGCGAGGAAGGTGATCAGCAGCACCCCCACCAGCGCCCCGAAGAACGACCCGGTGAACGCCGACGTCAGCGCCTGTCCGGCGCGTCCTTGTTGCGCCATGGGATAGCCGTCGAAGGTGGTGGCCACGGACCAGGCCTCGCCCGGGATGTTGAAAAGAATCGACGTGATCGCGCCGCCGAACAGCGCGCCCCAGTAGATACACGACAGCAGGATGATCGCCGAGGTGGGGTGCATGGAGAAGGTCAGCGGCAGCAGGATGGCCACGCCGTTGGGCCCGCCCAGGCCCGGCAGCACACCCACCACGATACCCAGCAGGATGCCCACCATCATCAGGCCGACGTTGCCCCAGGACAGGACGACGCCGAAGCCGTCCCAGAGCGCGGATAGTTCTTGCATCGTGTTCTCCCAGAGGCTGCTGCCCCCTTGTCGCCGCGCGGCTCACCCCCTTAGGGCGAACATACGGCGCTACGGGCCGGCCACCCCGTCATACCTAATAGCCGATCAGGCTTTCCAGCGGCCCCTTGGGCAGCGGCACCAGGAATTTCATTTCGAAGACCCAGAACAGGACCGCCATGATGGCCACCGCCAGCGGCAGGCCCTTCCACAGCGGATACTTGCCTACCCATCGCATGAAGGCCGCCACGAAAATCGCCGAGGAGACGTAGATGCCCAGGAATCGAATAAGCCCGACGTAGATCACCAGCGGCACCAGTACCACGCACACCTGGCGCAGCTCGTCCACGTGCACGAAGGGCCGCCGGTCGTGCTTGCGCAGGGCCTGCACCGCCACCGCGGCAGTTGCCGCCAGGATGATGATGCCGATCCGCATCGGGAAGTAGCCCGCCTGCGGACCGTCGTCCGTCCAGCCCGCGCCGATGGTGTAGTTGCTCCAGATCACCGTCACCGCCAGCGCGGCGAGCAGGGCGGCGACCACCAGTTCCATGGCCATGTACGAGACCACGGCGCGGCTCGCGGGCCGCTCTTGCTCTTCCACCATGATCGTGCTTCCTCCGTGGGCGTACGGACTATCCATCCTTCCGTCCATCGATCAGTCCATCGAGCCATGCATCGATTAGTCCATCCACCGTTCCCCCAGGCGGATCATCGGCACGCTGGGGCGCCCAGATCGCGCCGCGGACGGCGCGCGCCGGGCACCTGCCTCGCCTAGAACCCGGCGGACTTGATGATGTCCTTGTGCATCGCTTCGTCCTTCTCCAGGTACTGGTTCAGGGCCGTCCCGGTCAGCAGTTCCGGCTTCAGCGCGGACCGCTCCAGGTATTGCTTCCACTCCGGCGTCTCGCTGATCTTCTTGAAGACATCGGTGTAATAGGCCACCTGGTCCGGCGCGACCTTGCCGGGCAGCAGAAAGATGCGCAGCATCTCGTAGTGCACGTCCAGGCCCTTTTCCTTGCAGGTCGGGATGTCGGCCCAGCTCTGGGTGTCGGTGACCTTATGCGTATAGGCCAGGCGCTGTTCGGCGAAGACGCATAGCGCCCGGTGCTCGCCCGCGCGCCATTGCGCCACGGACTCGGCGGGGTTGTTCACGTTGGCGTCGATATGGTTGCCCGACAGCTGTGTGGCCGCCTCGCCGCCGCCCTTGTAGGGCACGTAGATGAACTTCGCGCCGGTGGCATGTTCCACCATCGCCGTGATCATCTGGTCCTCGCGCTTGGAACTGGTGCCGCCCATCTTCAGCTTGTTGGCCTTGGCCGCGGCGATGAACTGGTCGACCGTCTGGTAAGGCGCCTTGGCATTCACCCACAGGATGAACTCGTCCACCGCCACCATGGCGACGGGTGAGAGGTCGCGCCAGTTGAACGGCAGCTTGCTGATCAAGGGCACCGTATACAGGGCCGAGGACGCCACCAGCAGCTTGTGCGGGTCGCCGCTCGCACTCTTGGCATCCATGAGCCCTTCGGCCCCCGATGCGCCGGCCTTGTTCACCACGATCAGTGGCTGCTTCATCAGCTCGTGCTTGGCGACGATGCCCTGGATGGTGCGGGCCATCTGGTCGGACGCGCCGCCGGCACTGAACGGCACGATGATCTCGACCGGTTTGGTCGGTTCCCACGCCCAGGCGGCCGCCGGCATCAGCGCCGCCATGGCCAGGGCTATCACGCTACGCGCCTTGCTTGTCTCCATCATGGTCTCCTCCGTGGTGTGTGGCCGCGGATGTGGCGTCGCCTTCTGCGCGGCGATCGCCCCGCGCAGCGTCAGGCCGCCTTGGCCCGGCACGCTTCCGCGCTGTGTTGCAGTATGTCCATGGCCGCCTGCACGCCGCTGCCGGCCAAGGTGACGCCCGAGAGCTTCAGGCCCATCTCGCATCCCGACAGCGTGGCCATCAACGTCAGGTCGTTGCAATCGCCCAGGTGGCCGATGCGGAACATGCGGCCCTTGACCTTGCCCAGGCCGGTGCCCAGCGACATGTCAAAGCGCTCGTAGATCAGCTGGCGCACGGCATCGGCATCCACGCCGGCCGGCATCACGACGCCGGTCAGCACGGGCGAGTAGCATTCGGGCTCCACGCACTGGATCTCCAGGCCCCAGGCCTGGAC
Proteins encoded in this region:
- a CDS encoding tripartite tricarboxylate transporter TctB family protein, producing the protein MVEEQERPASRAVVSYMAMELVVAALLAALAVTVIWSNYTIGAGWTDDGPQAGYFPMRIGIIILAATAAVAVQALRKHDRRPFVHVDELRQVCVVLVPLVIYVGLIRFLGIYVSSAIFVAAFMRWVGKYPLWKGLPLAVAIMAVLFWVFEMKFLVPLPKGPLESLIGY
- a CDS encoding LysR family transcriptional regulator, coding for MSIRFSLRQLSVFVAVARQGSTRSAAETLSMSQSAVSAALGELEAVANELLFDRHGRKLVLNDAGRALLSRAAPLVEGAESLSRSFDSTSVSLRIAASSTIGNYVLPAILVRFLSEYPTAKLDVSIDNTQGVQDAVSNFNADIGLVEGGSHGPDVTVQPWIEDEMVVVAAPHSPTARCARRRNNLAAADWILREPGSGTREFVEQQIGKALGTLNIAFELGDSEAIRRTLIGGYGVSCLSRYVVAEDLEAGRLVEINEGLPLLTRPFLIVMHRNKSQSRGLAAFRGILDFHADILAATPANPAVH
- a CDS encoding GntR family transcriptional regulator, whose protein sequence is MYKDPETSQATPLLTPVERAILHDSVTEHLRNFIIEGVLAPGMKLNERQLCETLGISRTPLREALKVLAAEGLIEISPNRGAAVARMSEAEIREAFEVLSGLEAFSGELACERITDDEVQQIEALHAAMLDCRARNDLPGYYSRNQQIHDRINLAARNQVLRQTYLSVNRRVQALRLRSNLKAPKWASAIEDHEQMLLALRQRDGARLGRILRQHLLDKRDAILELGLLA
- a CDS encoding FAD-binding and (Fe-S)-binding domain-containing protein, producing MTTTPSPVLPQPVRLVPYAAGAAPALATRLRKALRGDVLFDGASRGRYATDASIYQMTPIGIVVPRDQADLATALDIACDEQIPVLARGAGTSQCGQTVAEALVIDTSKWLNQVIDFDPQARTVTVEPGIVLDHLNAWLKPHGLWFPVDVSTSAQCTLGGMAGNNSCGSRSIEYGNMVHNVLSIDAILPDGTQGTFGPVSRLAPEPRLRAILEGVRGIAMRERDEIATRTPKVLRRVAGYNIDIFDCQNPRAYTDDGEANLAHLLVGSEGTLAFTRRLTLKLSPLPAHKVLGVVNFSTFYQSMEAAQHIVRLGPVAVELVDRTMIELAMDNPAFRPVIVRALVGQPQAILLVEFAGDDKQALLQQLRGLTELAADLGLPGAVVEMTEAGPQKALWEVRKAGLNIMMSMKGDGKPVSFIEDCAVPLEHLAEYTRQLTEVFHRHGTEGTWYAHASVGTLHVRPILDMRRDGATRMRAIAEEAAELVRRYKGAYSGEHGDGLCRGEWVSWQYGPRINQAFREIKALFDPANRFNPDKIVNPPRMDDAGNFRFPPAYRVTPYVPALDWSAWDVTRDPMTGQESAPGSAGDPTGGLAKAVEMCNNNGHCREFDAGTMCPSYRVTKDEQHVTRGRANTLRLAISGQVGLDGLASSAVREALDLCVSCKGCRRECPTSVDMAKLKIEARSAWVAAHGLTLRDRVVAFLPRYAPMASRLGALMRWIDRTPALARLVKNSLGVAEQRSLPRLGRSFLADAARDGGRDVAANARARTAPSAAPHVPASASAGAGAAPHAAGRPPAREVLLFVDTFNNYMEPANARAARQVLEAAGYAVHLNLRAGERPLCCGRTFLAAGLVDQAKAEARRLLDTLSPYVERGIPIVGLEPSCLLTLRDEFLNYGYGDAARRLAESAFLFEEFLVREHKAGRLALPLRAPARRLALVHGHCHQKAFDALEPVKTVLGWIPGLEVSVIESSCCGMAGSFGYEAEHFAASKAMAEAALLPAVRAAPPDSWIVADGTSCRHQVLDGTGVESLHVAQVLAAALDPAPLPRQGEDAPA
- a CDS encoding Bug family tripartite tricarboxylate transporter substrate binding protein translates to METSKARSVIALAMAALMPAAAWAWEPTKPVEIIVPFSAGGASDQMARTIQGIVAKHELMKQPLIVVNKAGASGAEGLMDAKSASGDPHKLLVASSALYTVPLISKLPFNWRDLSPVAMVAVDEFILWVNAKAPYQTVDQFIAAAKANKLKMGGTSSKREDQMITAMVEHATGAKFIYVPYKGGGEAATQLSGNHIDANVNNPAESVAQWRAGEHRALCVFAEQRLAYTHKVTDTQSWADIPTCKEKGLDVHYEMLRIFLLPGKVAPDQVAYYTDVFKKISETPEWKQYLERSALKPELLTGTALNQYLEKDEAMHKDIIKSAGF
- a CDS encoding ATP-grasp domain-containing protein, which gives rise to MPKIYVIHENATWVEPLRAAFDELDLPFEEWFLDQGTLDLSGAPPDGVFYNRMSASSHSRGHRYAPEYTAGVLAWLESHGRRVINNGRALQLEVSKIAQYAALANFGIRTPHTVAAIGRDNILAAARKMRGSFITKHNRAGKGLGVHLFHGVDALKQHLDSDAFEDSIDGITLIQEYIRAPEPYITRVEFVGGQFLYAVCVDTSLGFELCPADVCQIGDAFCPVGETAPAAPRFQIIEDFAHPIIDKYRRFIAANGIGISGIEFITDERGEIYTYDVNTNTNYNSEAEAQAGLYGMRTIAAYLGDELARLKEGREPARAAA
- a CDS encoding tripartite tricarboxylate transporter permease encodes the protein MQELSALWDGFGVVLSWGNVGLMMVGILLGIVVGVLPGLGGPNGVAILLPLTFSMHPTSAIILLSCIYWGALFGGAITSILFNIPGEAWSVATTFDGYPMAQQGRAGQALTSAFTGSFFGALVGVLLITFLAPAVARFALRFGPAEFFAVYLLTFCSFIGMGRESKPKIVISMGIGFALAAVGMDTVSGDLRMTFGSSELLRGFDFLVAVIGLFGIGEILLTMEEGVAFKGKKAAIDLKVVFKTWASLPRYWLVLLRSAAIGCWLGVTPGGAIAASFMGYGVAKKFAKDPDSFGQGNVEGVLAPETAAHAAGTSALLPMLALGIPGSATAAVLLGGLMIWGLQPGPLLFAEQKEFVWGLIASMYLGNLAGLFVVLSTVPLFAAILRIPFSIVAPMILVVCAIGAYTVHNAAFDIWLMLVFGVVGYLFKKLQYPLAPLVLALVLGDRAEDAFRQTMLISSGSLSVFWSNGLVGSIVALALFALFWPVISMAFSRLRKTRNNLSPRYP